One genomic region from Stutzerimonas decontaminans encodes:
- a CDS encoding IclR family transcriptional regulator domain-containing protein translates to MTDDPRVLQPSMAPPIVASPAKRIEALTGDPNFMTSLARGLAVIHAFQERKRHLTIAQISHRTEIPRAAVRRCLHTLMKLGYVTTDGRTYSLLPKVLTLGHAYLSSTPLAVTAQPILDRLSEQLHEACSMATLEGDEVLYVARSATPRRLISVDLSVGSRLPAYCTSMGRILLAALDDAALDDYLGRADLQVKTSRTLHSPEALRENIAEIRRQGWVVIDQELEMGLRSLAVPLKDSAGQVLAALNVGTHAGRVSRQELETRFLPVLLEASRELSTRLFH, encoded by the coding sequence ATGACCGATGATCCGCGTGTTCTTCAGCCATCAATGGCGCCACCCATTGTTGCTTCGCCTGCCAAGCGCATCGAGGCGCTGACCGGCGATCCCAACTTCATGACCTCGCTGGCGCGCGGACTGGCGGTAATCCATGCGTTTCAGGAGCGCAAGCGTCACCTGACCATTGCGCAGATCAGCCATCGCACGGAAATTCCCCGCGCCGCCGTGCGTCGCTGCCTGCATACGCTGATGAAGCTGGGTTACGTCACCACCGATGGACGCACCTATTCGCTGCTGCCCAAGGTGCTGACACTCGGTCATGCCTACCTGTCGTCGACGCCGCTGGCGGTGACTGCACAGCCGATCCTCGACCGTCTTAGCGAGCAGCTTCACGAGGCCTGTTCGATGGCAACCCTTGAAGGTGACGAAGTGCTCTATGTGGCGCGCTCGGCCACGCCACGGCGATTGATCTCGGTTGACCTGTCGGTGGGCAGTCGACTGCCGGCGTATTGCACGTCGATGGGCCGCATCCTGCTGGCAGCGCTGGATGACGCAGCGCTCGACGACTACCTGGGCCGCGCTGACCTGCAGGTAAAAACCAGTCGAACCTTGCATAGCCCAGAGGCGTTGCGCGAGAACATCGCCGAGATTCGCCGGCAGGGTTGGGTGGTCATCGATCAGGAACTGGAGATGGGGCTGCGCTCGTTGGCCGTTCCGCTCAAGGATTCCGCGGGCCAGGTGTTGGCCGCGCTGAACGTCGGCACCCACGCTGGGCGAGTATCACGCCAGGAACTGGAAACCCGCTTCTTGCCGGTACTGCTCGAAGCCAGCCGAGAACTCAGCACGCGGTTGTTCCACTGA
- the putP gene encoding sodium/proline symporter PutP, which produces MNVSTPTLITFVIYIAAMILIGFIAYRATKNFSDYILGGRSLGSFVTALSAGASDMSGWLLLGLPGAIFVAGLSESWIAIGLIVGAWLNWIFVAGRLRVHTEHNHNALTLPDYFSHRFEDESRMLRIFSALVILVFFTIYCASGVVAGARLFESTFGMPYEYALWVGAAATILYVFIGGFLAVSWTDTVQATLMIFALLITPVFVILALGDMGTVMATIEAQNPANFDMFRGLSFVAIVSLLAWGLGYFGQPHILVRFMAADSIKTIPNARRIGMTWMILTLAGAVAVGFLGIAYFADHPEQAGAVSQNGERVFMELVKILFNPWVAGIILSGVLAAVMSTLSAQLLVSSSALTQDFYKAMLRKNASQTELVWVGRGMVLLIALIAIGIASNPDSKVLGLVSYAWAGFGAAFGPVVLISLLWKRMTRNGALVGMLVGAVTVVVWKEFIGLGLYEIIPGFILASIAIVVVSKLGAEPAPSIVKRFEEADADYHAG; this is translated from the coding sequence ATGAACGTCAGCACTCCCACTCTGATCACCTTCGTGATCTACATCGCGGCGATGATCCTGATCGGCTTCATCGCCTATCGCGCTACCAAGAATTTCTCCGACTACATCCTCGGCGGTCGCAGCCTCGGCAGCTTCGTCACGGCGCTGTCGGCCGGTGCCTCGGACATGAGCGGCTGGCTGCTGCTGGGCCTGCCTGGCGCGATCTTCGTCGCCGGCCTGTCGGAAAGCTGGATCGCCATTGGCCTGATCGTCGGCGCCTGGCTCAACTGGATCTTCGTCGCCGGGCGGCTGCGCGTGCACACCGAGCACAACCACAACGCCCTCACGCTGCCCGACTATTTCTCGCATCGCTTCGAGGACGAGAGCCGCATGCTGCGGATCTTCTCCGCGCTGGTGATTCTGGTGTTCTTCACCATCTACTGCGCGTCGGGCGTGGTCGCCGGTGCGCGGCTGTTCGAGTCCACTTTCGGCATGCCCTACGAATACGCCCTGTGGGTCGGTGCGGCCGCGACCATCCTCTATGTGTTCATCGGCGGCTTCCTGGCGGTGAGCTGGACCGACACCGTGCAGGCGACGCTGATGATCTTCGCGCTGCTGATCACCCCGGTGTTCGTCATCCTGGCCCTGGGCGACATGGGCACCGTGATGGCCACCATCGAAGCGCAGAACCCAGCCAACTTCGACATGTTCCGCGGGCTGTCCTTCGTCGCGATCGTCTCGCTGCTGGCCTGGGGCCTGGGCTATTTCGGCCAGCCGCATATCCTGGTGCGCTTCATGGCCGCCGACTCGATCAAGACCATCCCCAACGCCCGCCGCATCGGCATGACCTGGATGATCCTGACCCTGGCGGGCGCCGTCGCGGTGGGTTTTCTCGGCATCGCCTACTTCGCCGATCATCCTGAGCAGGCTGGTGCGGTCAGCCAGAACGGCGAGCGGGTGTTCATGGAGCTGGTGAAAATCCTGTTCAACCCCTGGGTTGCGGGCATCATCCTCTCCGGTGTTCTGGCAGCGGTTATGAGCACCCTCAGCGCGCAGCTGCTGGTCAGCTCCAGTGCGCTGACGCAAGACTTTTACAAGGCCATGCTGCGCAAGAACGCCTCGCAGACCGAGCTGGTCTGGGTCGGCCGCGGCATGGTGTTGTTGATCGCACTGATCGCCATCGGCATCGCTTCCAACCCGGACAGCAAGGTGCTGGGCCTGGTGTCCTACGCCTGGGCCGGCTTCGGCGCGGCGTTCGGCCCGGTCGTGCTGATCTCGCTGCTGTGGAAGCGCATGACCCGCAACGGCGCGCTGGTCGGCATGCTGGTCGGTGCGGTCACCGTGGTGGTGTGGAAGGAGTTCATTGGCCTTGGGCTGTACGAAATCATTCCGGGCTTTATCCTCGCCAGCATCGCCATCGTCGTGGTAAGCAAGCTGGGCGCCGAGCCGGCCCCGAGCATCGTCAAGCGCTTCGAGGAAGCCGACGCGGATTATCACGCCGGGTGA
- a CDS encoding DUF3203 family protein, translating to MTVDIDTTTGTCCVVINGNTHRSALMDVRITTDPQARMSVMNIDGTSIHVPEDEAEHLIAAGAVDDRSNLVADD from the coding sequence ATGACCGTAGACATCGACACCACCACCGGTACCTGCTGCGTGGTCATCAACGGCAATACACACCGCAGCGCCCTGATGGACGTACGCATCACCACCGATCCACAAGCACGGATGTCGGTGATGAACATCGACGGCACCAGCATCCATGTACCGGAAGATGAAGCCGAACACCTGATCGCGGCGGGTGCGGTGGACGACCGCTCCAACCTGGTAGCGGACGACTAA
- a CDS encoding type II toxin-antitoxin system RelE/ParE family toxin: MKQKPVIPRALAREDVDRAIAFYVEQEADKAALGLIDALEHAYKQLSRHPESGSNRYAHELDIPGLRSWPLKRYPYVVFYVERPSHIEIWRILHGMSDIPSWLQDDVQR, translated from the coding sequence ATGAAGCAAAAGCCAGTCATCCCAAGAGCGCTAGCGCGCGAGGACGTTGATCGAGCGATTGCCTTCTACGTGGAGCAGGAGGCCGACAAGGCTGCGCTGGGCCTGATTGATGCGTTGGAGCATGCCTATAAACAGCTCAGCCGCCATCCCGAATCAGGCTCCAACCGCTACGCCCATGAGCTGGATATTCCTGGGTTGCGATCATGGCCGCTCAAGCGCTATCCCTACGTGGTGTTCTACGTGGAGCGTCCGAGCCACATTGAGATTTGGCGCATACTGCACGGAATGAGTGATATTCCGTCTTGGCTCCAAGATGATGTGCAGCGCTAG
- a CDS encoding CoA-transferase subunit beta translates to MSAHLGNDYSTNEMMTVAAARNLGNGSVCFVGIGLPSKAANLARLTHAPEVVLIYESGPIGAKPSVLPLSIGDGELAETADTVVPTGEIFRYWLQGGRIDVGFLGAAQVDKYGNINTTVIGDYHKPKVRLPGAGGAPEIAGSAKKVLIILKQSHRTFVEKLAFITSVGHGEGGEHRKQLGLPGAGPVAIITDLCIMEPEEGTNEFVVTSLHPGVAREQVIENTGWQIRFADNVAVTEAPRAEELEALRALEARTAAAHGQLGGEE, encoded by the coding sequence ATGAGCGCTCACCTCGGCAATGACTACAGCACCAACGAAATGATGACGGTGGCCGCGGCGCGCAATCTGGGCAACGGCAGCGTGTGTTTCGTCGGCATCGGCCTGCCGTCCAAAGCCGCCAATCTGGCCCGCCTGACCCATGCACCGGAAGTGGTGCTGATCTACGAATCCGGCCCGATCGGCGCCAAGCCGTCGGTGCTGCCACTGTCCATCGGCGATGGCGAACTGGCCGAAACCGCCGACACCGTGGTGCCCACTGGCGAAATCTTTCGCTACTGGCTGCAGGGCGGACGCATCGACGTCGGCTTTCTCGGTGCTGCGCAGGTGGACAAGTACGGCAATATCAACACCACGGTGATCGGCGACTATCACAAGCCCAAGGTGCGTTTGCCGGGTGCCGGTGGTGCGCCGGAAATCGCCGGCAGTGCGAAGAAGGTGCTGATCATCCTCAAGCAGTCCCATCGCACCTTCGTCGAAAAGCTCGCCTTCATCACCTCGGTCGGGCATGGCGAGGGCGGTGAGCACCGCAAGCAGCTCGGTCTGCCAGGGGCAGGCCCGGTGGCGATCATCACCGATCTGTGCATCATGGAGCCGGAAGAAGGCACCAATGAATTCGTGGTCACTTCGCTGCACCCGGGCGTTGCGCGTGAGCAGGTGATCGAGAACACCGGTTGGCAGATCCGCTTTGCCGACAATGTGGCCGTAACCGAGGCGCCACGTGCCGAGGAGCTGGAGGCGCTGCGCGCCCTGGAAGCACGCACGGCTGCTGCTCATGGTCAGTTGGGAGGTGAGGAATGA
- a CDS encoding CoA transferase subunit A, whose translation MAELLMLREAVERFVQNGDTVALEGFTHLIPTAAAHEIVRQNKQDLTLVRMTPDLVYDLLIGAGCAKKLIFSWGGNPGVGSLHRLRDAVEKGWPRALEIEEHSHADLANAYVAGASGLPFAVLRAYAGSDLPKVNPLIKSVTCPFTGEVLAAVPSVRPDVTVIHAQRADRKGNVLIRGILGVQKEAALAAKRCIVTVEEIVDDLQAPMNACVLPTWALTAVCLVPGGAHPSYAHGYYERDNRFYQAWDPIARDRDAFTAWIDTHIRGTTDFAAYRAKIAQQQEAN comes from the coding sequence ATGGCTGAACTCCTCATGCTCCGCGAAGCCGTCGAGCGTTTTGTCCAGAACGGCGACACCGTCGCGCTGGAAGGCTTTACTCACCTGATCCCCACGGCTGCCGCTCATGAGATCGTCCGCCAGAACAAGCAGGACCTGACGCTGGTGCGCATGACGCCCGACCTGGTTTATGACCTGCTTATCGGCGCCGGCTGTGCGAAGAAATTGATCTTTTCCTGGGGTGGCAATCCTGGTGTCGGTTCGCTGCATCGCCTGCGCGATGCGGTGGAGAAGGGCTGGCCGCGGGCCCTGGAGATCGAGGAACACAGCCACGCGGATCTCGCCAATGCCTATGTCGCCGGAGCTTCCGGTCTGCCATTTGCGGTGCTGCGTGCCTACGCAGGCTCCGATCTGCCGAAGGTCAACCCGCTGATCAAGTCGGTTACCTGTCCCTTCACCGGTGAGGTGCTGGCCGCCGTGCCGAGCGTGCGTCCGGACGTCACCGTCATCCACGCGCAGAGGGCAGATCGCAAGGGCAACGTGCTGATTCGCGGCATCCTCGGCGTGCAGAAGGAAGCGGCATTGGCGGCGAAGCGTTGCATCGTCACCGTAGAGGAAATCGTCGATGACCTCCAAGCACCGATGAATGCCTGCGTGCTGCCGACCTGGGCGCTGACCGCCGTGTGCCTGGTGCCAGGCGGCGCTCATCCGTCCTACGCGCATGGTTACTACGAGCGCGACAACCGTTTCTACCAGGCTTGGGACCCGATCGCCCGTGACCGCGACGCGTTCACCGCCTGGATTGATACCCACATTCGCGGCACCACCGATTTCGCCGCCTACCGCGCGAAGATTGCCCAGCAGCAGGAGGCCAACTGA
- a CDS encoding TonB-dependent receptor — protein sequence MKLKRHPLAWAISLALIPSAWAVEPVELQSVVVSASGLAKQSHEMTTPAAVMEGDELVLRREATLGETLESVPGVRSSSFGAGAARPVIRGLDGARVKVLSDGVELLDASTISPDHAVTSEPLLAERIEVLKGPATLLYGGGAIGGVVNVIDKKIPTRVPEKGYEGELELRANSVANEGAGVFGITAGSGNFAVRAEGTKRQADPYEIPGSPKKQEGSYNDTDSFNLGASFIGERGFIGAAYGEQNNRYGLLAHEHADCHTHGSDWHCGGHDDHDDDDDHDHDEHGSVPYVDMRQKRWDLRGELSDPLPGFELARLRIGHSDYQHKEIEGGEVGTRFNNDATDARLELTHQPLFGWRGVVGAQTLRRDFEALGEEAYVPQTLTRNHGLFLLEEYTAGAWRYELGLRHEWQDIDADGRPDTDHSGTSMSAGAVWTFAPQYSLGFSLTRSQRLPSAEELYANGPHAATRTVELGNVDLEEETSHNAEITLRKFAGRTTFSLSVFRNEVDDFIYAADTGNDIGGGYREIEYRQQDAVLTGAEGEVRFQATDATAFTLFGDHVRGKLRDGGGDLPRIPADRLGVRLDQSFTPALNGQLEFYRVQRQDELADYESETGGYNMLGASLGYSGSLNQTNYLLYLKANNLLDEKARQHTSFIKDDVLLPGRNLTVGMRLAF from the coding sequence ATGAAACTGAAGCGTCATCCCCTGGCCTGGGCGATCAGCCTGGCCCTGATTCCGTCTGCCTGGGCCGTCGAACCGGTCGAACTGCAATCCGTGGTGGTCAGCGCCAGCGGCCTGGCCAAGCAGAGCCATGAGATGACCACGCCGGCTGCCGTGATGGAGGGAGATGAACTGGTGCTGCGTCGCGAGGCGACGCTGGGTGAAACCCTGGAAAGCGTGCCCGGCGTACGCTCCAGCAGTTTCGGTGCCGGTGCGGCGCGTCCGGTGATTCGCGGGCTGGATGGCGCCCGGGTCAAGGTGCTGAGCGATGGCGTGGAGTTGCTCGATGCTTCTACCATCAGCCCCGACCACGCGGTGACCAGCGAGCCGCTGCTGGCCGAGCGCATCGAGGTGCTCAAGGGACCGGCGACCCTGCTCTACGGCGGCGGCGCTATCGGCGGTGTGGTCAACGTGATCGACAAGAAGATCCCCACTCGCGTCCCGGAGAAGGGCTACGAAGGCGAGCTGGAGCTGCGCGCCAACAGCGTCGCCAACGAAGGGGCAGGGGTGTTCGGTATCACCGCCGGCAGCGGCAATTTCGCCGTGCGTGCCGAAGGCACCAAGCGCCAGGCCGATCCCTATGAAATCCCCGGTTCGCCGAAAAAGCAGGAAGGCTCCTACAACGACACCGACAGCTTCAATCTGGGTGCCAGCTTCATTGGCGAGCGCGGCTTCATCGGCGCCGCCTACGGTGAGCAGAACAACCGCTACGGGCTGCTGGCCCATGAGCACGCCGATTGCCACACCCACGGCAGCGACTGGCACTGTGGTGGCCATGATGACCACGACGATGACGACGACCATGATCATGACGAACATGGCAGCGTGCCCTATGTCGACATGCGCCAGAAGCGCTGGGACCTGCGCGGCGAGCTGAGCGACCCGCTGCCGGGCTTCGAACTGGCGCGGCTGCGCATCGGCCACAGCGACTACCAGCACAAGGAAATCGAAGGCGGCGAAGTGGGCACCCGCTTCAACAACGACGCTACCGACGCACGCCTGGAACTGACCCATCAGCCGCTGTTCGGCTGGCGCGGTGTGGTCGGCGCGCAGACCCTGCGTCGCGACTTCGAAGCCCTTGGCGAAGAGGCCTACGTGCCGCAGACGCTGACCCGTAACCACGGTCTGTTCCTGCTGGAGGAATACACCGCCGGCGCCTGGCGCTACGAGCTCGGCCTGCGTCACGAATGGCAGGACATCGATGCCGATGGCCGTCCGGATACCGACCACAGCGGCACTTCGATGTCCGCCGGTGCGGTCTGGACCTTCGCCCCGCAGTACTCGCTGGGCTTTTCGCTGACCCGTTCGCAACGCCTGCCCAGCGCAGAAGAGCTTTACGCCAACGGCCCGCATGCGGCGACCCGCACCGTCGAGCTGGGTAATGTCGACCTGGAAGAGGAAACCTCGCACAACGCCGAGATCACCCTGCGCAAGTTCGCCGGCCGCACGACCTTCAGCCTCAGCGTTTTCCGCAACGAGGTGGATGACTTCATCTATGCCGCCGACACCGGTAACGACATTGGTGGCGGCTACCGCGAGATCGAGTATCGCCAGCAGGATGCCGTGCTCACCGGCGCCGAAGGGGAGGTGCGCTTCCAGGCAACCGATGCCACCGCCTTCACCCTCTTTGGTGATCACGTGCGCGGCAAGTTGCGCGACGGTGGCGGCGACCTGCCGCGCATCCCGGCCGATCGCCTAGGCGTGCGGCTGGATCAGAGCTTCACGCCGGCGCTCAACGGTCAGCTGGAGTTCTATCGCGTGCAGCGTCAGGACGAGCTGGCCGATTACGAAAGCGAAACTGGTGGCTACAACATGCTCGGTGCCAGCCTGGGTTACAGCGGCTCGCTGAACCAGACGAACTACCTGCTCTACCTCAAGGCCAATAACCTGCTGGATGAGAAAGCCCGCCAGCACACGTCCTTCATCAAGGACGACGTGTTGCTGCCCGGACGTAACCTGACCGTAGGCATGCGTCTGGCGTTCTGA
- the pcaD gene encoding 3-oxoadipate enol-lactonase, translated as MPSVKLADVSLNYRFDGAENAPVLVLSNSLGTNLQMWDDQIAAFAEHFRVLRYDTRGHGGSGVTPGPYSIEQLGQDVLGMLDAFGIERFAFCGLSMGGLIGQWLGIHAGERLQRLVLCNTGAKIGTDEVWNTRIDSVLAGREQTMRDMRDASIARWFTAEFAEANPAVAARITDMIASTSPDGYAANCAAVRDADYREQLATIKAPTLIVCGAKDPVTTVEHGEFIQASIPGAELVAFEAAHLSNVEAGDAFTQRVLTFLRG; from the coding sequence ATGCCGAGCGTAAAACTGGCTGATGTCAGCCTGAACTATCGATTCGATGGCGCGGAAAATGCGCCCGTACTGGTGCTCTCCAATTCACTGGGCACCAACCTGCAGATGTGGGACGACCAGATTGCGGCGTTTGCCGAGCATTTTCGCGTGCTGCGCTATGACACTCGCGGACACGGCGGCTCCGGCGTGACGCCTGGTCCCTACAGCATCGAACAGCTGGGCCAGGATGTGCTCGGCATGCTCGATGCGTTCGGTATCGAGCGTTTTGCTTTCTGCGGTCTGTCCATGGGCGGGCTGATCGGCCAGTGGCTGGGCATCCACGCTGGCGAGCGTCTACAGCGTCTGGTGTTGTGCAACACCGGAGCAAAGATTGGCACTGATGAAGTTTGGAACACTCGGATAGACAGCGTCCTGGCCGGTCGCGAACAGACCATGCGCGACATGCGTGATGCGTCCATCGCGCGCTGGTTCACCGCCGAGTTCGCCGAGGCCAACCCGGCGGTTGCGGCACGCATCACCGACATGATCGCCAGCACCTCGCCGGACGGCTACGCCGCCAATTGCGCGGCGGTGCGCGACGCCGACTATCGTGAGCAGCTCGCCACGATCAAGGCACCGACATTGATCGTTTGTGGCGCCAAGGACCCGGTGACCACCGTCGAGCACGGCGAGTTCATCCAGGCCAGTATCCCCGGCGCCGAACTGGTCGCCTTCGAGGCTGCGCACCTATCCAACGTCGAAGCTGGCGATGCCTTTACACAGCGAGTGCTGACGTTCTTGCGCGGCTGA
- a CDS encoding DUF1206 domain-containing protein codes for MNVTRGVIWLARSGYAARGVVYVIIGFFAIMAAIGAGKTVDTKGAVQQLLGQPFGSVLLWLVVIGLLAHVAWRLTQGIGDTDRHGHDAKGLLIRTGLVSSGAVNLLLALFTLSLLVSGLDRFSEAGGGSGGESTDSLMRVLGLKHSHWLIWTIALIPLGVGIAHLIKAWRAHFERYFQCDERTMRLVRPVSRVGLAARGCSFLIIAGLLFMGGSRYEPTDPPGLKEALEALQGLPAGGVLLLAIGVGMLAFAVYSFAEARWRRIDLSEVTD; via the coding sequence ATGAACGTAACCCGCGGAGTGATCTGGCTGGCACGCAGCGGCTACGCGGCACGGGGCGTGGTGTACGTGATCATTGGATTTTTCGCCATCATGGCCGCGATTGGCGCAGGAAAGACGGTAGATACCAAAGGCGCAGTCCAGCAACTGCTCGGCCAACCCTTCGGCAGCGTGCTGCTCTGGCTGGTGGTGATCGGCCTGCTGGCGCACGTGGCGTGGCGGCTGACGCAGGGCATCGGCGATACCGATAGGCACGGTCACGATGCCAAAGGGCTGCTGATTCGCACCGGGCTGGTGAGTAGCGGTGCGGTGAACCTGCTGCTCGCACTGTTCACCCTGAGCCTGCTGGTGAGCGGGCTGGATCGTTTCTCCGAGGCCGGCGGTGGTTCGGGTGGCGAAAGCACCGATAGCCTGATGCGCGTTCTCGGCCTCAAACACTCCCACTGGCTGATCTGGACGATCGCGCTTATTCCACTAGGGGTTGGCATTGCGCACCTGATCAAGGCCTGGCGCGCGCATTTCGAACGCTACTTCCAGTGCGATGAACGCACCATGCGTCTGGTCCGTCCCGTTTCCCGCGTTGGGCTGGCTGCTCGGGGCTGTTCCTTCCTGATTATCGCCGGGCTGCTGTTCATGGGCGGCAGCCGCTACGAGCCCACCGATCCACCCGGCCTCAAAGAAGCACTGGAAGCCCTGCAGGGTCTGCCCGCAGGCGGGGTGCTACTGCTGGCGATTGGTGTCGGCATGCTCGCCTTCGCCGTGTACAGCTTCGCGGAAGCGCGCTGGCGGCGGATCGACCTTTCCGAAGTGACGGATTGA
- the pcaF gene encoding 3-oxoadipyl-CoA thiolase translates to MSRDVFICDAVRTPIGRFGGALAAVRADDLAAIPLRALLERNPGLDPAAVDEVFMGSANQAGEDNRNVARMALLLAGLPETVPGVTLNRLCASGMDAVGTAFRAIASGELELAIAGGVESMSRAPYVMGKADTAFGRTQKIEDTTIGWRFINPKMKELYGVDAMPQTADNVADEWQVGRADQDAFALRSQQRAAAAQQAGFFAEEIVPVVIRGKKGETVVDTDEHPRADTTAEALAKLKPVNGPDKTVTAGNASGVNDGAAAMILASPEAVQKYGLKPRAKVLGMASAGVAPCIMGYGPVPAVRKLCERLNIAVSDFDVIELNEAFAAQGLAVTRDLGLPDDSPKVNPNGGAIALGHPLGMSGARLVLTAVHQLEKTGGRLGLATMCVGVGQGLALVVERV, encoded by the coding sequence ATGAGTCGCGACGTATTTATCTGTGATGCCGTGCGCACGCCCATCGGCCGCTTCGGCGGTGCGCTGGCTGCAGTGCGCGCCGACGATCTGGCGGCGATTCCGCTGCGTGCATTGCTCGAGCGCAACCCGGGCCTTGACCCGGCAGCGGTCGATGAGGTCTTCATGGGCAGCGCCAACCAGGCCGGCGAGGATAACCGCAACGTCGCGCGCATGGCTTTGCTGCTCGCCGGTCTGCCGGAGACGGTTCCGGGCGTGACGCTCAACCGCCTCTGCGCCTCGGGCATGGACGCGGTCGGCACCGCCTTCCGTGCCATCGCCAGCGGCGAGCTGGAGCTGGCGATTGCCGGGGGCGTCGAGTCGATGTCCCGGGCGCCCTACGTGATGGGCAAGGCTGATACGGCCTTCGGTCGCACCCAGAAAATCGAGGACACCACCATCGGCTGGCGCTTTATCAACCCGAAGATGAAGGAGCTCTACGGCGTCGACGCCATGCCGCAGACGGCCGACAACGTCGCCGATGAATGGCAGGTCGGCCGTGCCGATCAGGATGCCTTTGCCCTGCGCAGCCAACAGCGAGCCGCGGCCGCGCAGCAAGCCGGCTTCTTTGCCGAGGAAATCGTCCCGGTGGTGATCAGGGGCAAGAAAGGCGAAACGGTTGTCGACACTGACGAGCACCCGCGCGCCGACACCACCGCCGAGGCACTGGCCAAGCTCAAGCCGGTCAACGGCCCGGACAAGACCGTCACCGCCGGCAACGCCTCGGGCGTCAACGATGGTGCTGCGGCAATGATTCTCGCCAGCCCCGAAGCCGTGCAGAAGTACGGACTCAAGCCGCGCGCCAAGGTGCTCGGCATGGCCAGCGCAGGTGTCGCACCATGCATCATGGGTTACGGCCCGGTGCCGGCGGTGCGCAAGCTGTGCGAGCGGCTGAACATCGCCGTGAGTGATTTTGACGTGATCGAACTCAACGAAGCCTTTGCCGCGCAAGGGTTGGCCGTGACCCGCGACCTCGGCCTGCCCGACGACAGCCCGAAGGTGAACCCCAACGGCGGTGCCATCGCCCTCGGCCATCCACTGGGCATGAGCGGCGCGCGACTGGTGCTGACGGCAGTCCATCAATTGGAGAAAACCGGTGGCCGTCTCGGTCTGGCGACCATGTGCGTCGGCGTGGGGCAGGGGCTGGCGCTGGTCGTGGAGCGCGTCTGA
- a CDS encoding type II toxin-antitoxin system ParD family antitoxin, whose protein sequence is MSTMNISLPETLKSFVDEQVNQRGYGTSSEYVRELIRKDQDRQHLRGLLLAGAASAPTAPVDADYFESLRDRVRNARG, encoded by the coding sequence ATGAGCACCATGAACATCTCCCTTCCTGAGACGCTGAAGAGCTTTGTGGACGAGCAAGTCAATCAGCGTGGCTACGGCACCAGTAGTGAGTACGTCCGCGAGCTGATCCGCAAGGACCAGGACCGCCAGCATCTTCGAGGTTTGCTGTTAGCAGGTGCCGCCTCGGCGCCGACTGCTCCCGTTGATGCCGATTACTTCGAATCTCTGCGTGATCGGGTTCGGAATGCGCGCGGATGA